A single genomic interval of Prionailurus viverrinus isolate Anna chromosome A2, UM_Priviv_1.0, whole genome shotgun sequence harbors:
- the SSBP1 gene encoding single-stranded DNA-binding protein, mitochondrial isoform X1, whose amino-acid sequence MFRRPVLQVFHQFVRRESEIASSLVLERSLNRVQLLGRVGQDPVMRQVEGKNPVTIFSLATNEMWRSGESEVYQMDLGDVSQKTTWHRISVFRPGLRDVAYQYVKKGSRIYVEGKVDYGEYTDKNNVRRQATTIIADNIIFLSDQTKEKA is encoded by the exons ATGTTTCGGAGACCTGTATTACAG GTGTTTCATCAGTTTGTAAGACGTGAGTCTGAAATAGCCAGCAGCTTGGTTCTTGAAAGAT CTCTGAACCGTGTGCAGCTCCTTGGGCGAGTGGGTCAGGACCCCGTCATGAGACAGGTGGAAGGGAAGAACCCTGTCACAATATTTTCTCTAGCAACGAATGAAATGTGGCGGTCAGGGGAGAGTGAAGTATACCAAATGG ATTTAGGTGATGTCAGTCAAAAGACGACATGGCACAGAATATCAGTATTCCGACCAGGCCTCAGAGATGTGGCGTATCAGTATGTGAAAAAGGG gtCCCGTATCTATGTGGAAGGGAAAGTCGACTATGGTGAATACACAGATAAAAACAATGTGAGGCGACAGGCAACAACAATCATAGCTG ATAATATTATATTTCTGAGTGACCAGACCAAAGAAAAGGCATAG
- the SSBP1 gene encoding single-stranded DNA-binding protein, mitochondrial isoform X3, with protein MFRRPVLQVFHQFVRRESEIASSLVLERSLNRVQLLGRVGQDPVMRQVEGKNPVTIFSLATNEMWRSGESEVYQMDLGDVSQKTTWHRISVFRPGLRDVAYQYVKKGSRIYVEGKVDYGEYTDKNNVRRQATTIIAVNCC; from the exons ATGTTTCGGAGACCTGTATTACAG GTGTTTCATCAGTTTGTAAGACGTGAGTCTGAAATAGCCAGCAGCTTGGTTCTTGAAAGAT CTCTGAACCGTGTGCAGCTCCTTGGGCGAGTGGGTCAGGACCCCGTCATGAGACAGGTGGAAGGGAAGAACCCTGTCACAATATTTTCTCTAGCAACGAATGAAATGTGGCGGTCAGGGGAGAGTGAAGTATACCAAATGG ATTTAGGTGATGTCAGTCAAAAGACGACATGGCACAGAATATCAGTATTCCGACCAGGCCTCAGAGATGTGGCGTATCAGTATGTGAAAAAGGG gtCCCGTATCTATGTGGAAGGGAAAGTCGACTATGGTGAATACACAGATAAAAACAATGTGAGGCGACAGGCAACAACAATCATAGCTG TTAACTGTTGCTAA
- the SSBP1 gene encoding single-stranded DNA-binding protein, mitochondrial isoform X2, translated as MFRRPVLQVFHQFVRRESEIASSLVLERSLNRVQLLGRVGQDPVMRQVEGKNPVTIFSLATNEMWRSGESEVYQMGDVSQKTTWHRISVFRPGLRDVAYQYVKKGSRIYVEGKVDYGEYTDKNNVRRQATTIIADNIIFLSDQTKEKA; from the exons ATGTTTCGGAGACCTGTATTACAG GTGTTTCATCAGTTTGTAAGACGTGAGTCTGAAATAGCCAGCAGCTTGGTTCTTGAAAGAT CTCTGAACCGTGTGCAGCTCCTTGGGCGAGTGGGTCAGGACCCCGTCATGAGACAGGTGGAAGGGAAGAACCCTGTCACAATATTTTCTCTAGCAACGAATGAAATGTGGCGGTCAGGGGAGAGTGAAGTATACCAAATGG GTGATGTCAGTCAAAAGACGACATGGCACAGAATATCAGTATTCCGACCAGGCCTCAGAGATGTGGCGTATCAGTATGTGAAAAAGGG gtCCCGTATCTATGTGGAAGGGAAAGTCGACTATGGTGAATACACAGATAAAAACAATGTGAGGCGACAGGCAACAACAATCATAGCTG ATAATATTATATTTCTGAGTGACCAGACCAAAGAAAAGGCATAG
- the TAS2R3 gene encoding taste receptor type 2 member 3, which translates to MSTERGPVCLVADMSGLHKWVFLVLSATQFILGMLGNGFIVLVSGSSWFKNKTISLSDFIIANLALSRIVLLWILLVDGVLIVFSSKVHDEGIIMQIIDIFWTFTNHLSIWLATCLSVLYCLKIASFSHPTFLWLKWRVSRMVVQMILGALVLSCASALSLIHEFKMYSILGGIDGTGNVTEHFRKKRNEYKLIHVLGTLWNLPPLIVSLASYFLLIVSLGRHTQRMEQSGTSSGDPSTEAHKRAIKIILSFLLLFLLYFLAFLITSSSYFIPGTEMVKIIGELITMFYPASHSFILILGNSKLKHMFVGMLRCESGHLKPGSKGPLSL; encoded by the coding sequence ATGTCAACAGAACGAGGTCCGGTCTGCCTAGTAGCTGACATGTCAGGGCTCCACAAGTGGGTGTTTCTGGTTCTGTCTGCCACTCAGTTCATTCTGGGGATGCTGGGGAATGGTTTCATAGTGTTGGTCAGTGGCAGCAGTTGGTTTAAGAATAAGACAATCTCTTTGTCTGACTTCATCATCGCTAACCTGGCTCTCTCCAGGATCGTTCTGCTGTGGATTCTCTTGGTTGATGGTGTTTTAATTGTGTTCTCTTCCAAAGTGCATGATGAAGGGATAATAATGcaaattattgatattttctgGACATTTACAAACCACCTGAGCATTTGGCTTGCCACCTGTCTCAGTGTCCTCTACTGCCTGAAAATTGCCAGTTTCTCTCACCCTACATTCCTCTGGCTCAAGTGGAGAGTTTCCAGGATGGTCGTACAGATGATCTTGGGTGCGCTGGTCTTATCGTGCGCCAGTGCCCTGTCTCTGATCCATGAATTTAAGATGTATTCTATTCTCGGTGGTATCGATGGCACAGGGAATGTGACTGAGcactttagaaagaaaagaaatgaatataaattgaTCCATGTTCTTGGGACTCTGTGGAACCTCCCTCCTCTGATTGTGTCTCTGGCCTCCTACTTTCTGCTCATCGTCTCTCTGGGGAGGCACACGCAGCGGATGGAGCAAAGCGGCACCAGCTCCGGAGATCCAAGCACTGAGGCCCACAAGAGGGCCATCAAAAtcatcctctccttcctccttctcttcctgctttactttcttgcctttttaattaCATCATCCAGTTATTTCATACCAGGAACTGAGATGGTGAAGATAATTGGAGAACTCATTACCATGTTTTATCCTGCTAGccactcattcattctcattctggGAAACAGCAAGCTGAAGCATATGTTTGTGGGGATGCTGCGGTGTGAGTCTGGTCATCTGAAGCCTGGATCCAAAGGACCTCTTTCCCTGTAG